A stretch of the Dioscorea cayenensis subsp. rotundata cultivar TDr96_F1 chromosome 4, TDr96_F1_v2_PseudoChromosome.rev07_lg8_w22 25.fasta, whole genome shotgun sequence genome encodes the following:
- the LOC120258741 gene encoding peroxidase 12-like: MNAYTISEGSILASLYTSSSLEEFGTSDVMALGCSKGCQQKEHQWLPPPIPYLYSSSSSSSSLHQFSLTQSQAPPPITQGLSFTFYDSKCPKLESIIRNNLKKAFKKDIGLAAGLLRVHFHDCFVQGCDGSVLLDGSASGPSEKDAPPNLTLRPSAFKAINDLRAAIDKKCGRVVSCADVAALAARDSVFLSGGPDYKVPLGRRDGLSFATREATLASLPAPTSNVSVLLNALSKLNLNADDLVALSGGHTIGIGHCSSFSNRLYPSRDSTMDQSFAKNLYSTCPTSTSSNTTVLDLRSPNAFDNNYYVDLVNRQGLFTSDQDLYSDARTREIVKRFAGDERLFFERFAASMVKMGQLSVLTGKQGEIRENCSVRNGRKVDGGDDDDEEGIWSLVDDEVVQSLAFE, encoded by the exons CAAAAAGAGCACCAATGGCTTCCTCCACCAATACCCTATCTCTattcatcctcttcttcttcttcttctcttcatcagTTTTCACTCACACAATCCCAAGCCCCACCTCCAATCACTCAAGGCCTCTCTTTCACTTTCTATGATTCCAAATGCCCCAAACTTGAATCCATTATCAGAAACAACCTAAAGAAAGCTTTCAAGAAGGACATTGGCCTTGCTGCTGGTCTTCTCCGTGTCCACTTCCATGACTGTTTCGTTCAG GGATGTGATGGTTCGGTGCTGTTGGATGGATCGGCGAGTGGTCCGAGTGAGAAGGATGCACCGCCGAACCTGACGCTAAGGCCGTCGGCGTTCAAGGCCATCAACGATCTTCGCGCGGCCATTGATAAGAAATGCGGCCGAGTTGTCTCATGCGCTGATGTTGCTGCTCTCGCTGCCCGGGATTCTGTTTTCTTG TCTGGTGGGCCGGATTACAAAGTGCCATTGGGCCGCCGCGATGGGCTAAGTTTCGCAACCCGAGAAGCCACCTTGGCCTCTCTCCCGGCCCCAACCTCAAACGTCAGCGTCCTCCTCAACGCCCTCTCCAAACTCAACCTCAACGCCGACGACCTCGTCGCTCTCTCCGGCGGCCACACCATCGGCATCGGCCACTGCTCCTCCTTCTCCAACCGCCTCTACCCATCCCGCGACTCCACCATGGATCAATCCTTCGCCAAAAACCTCTACTCAACTTGCCccacctccacctcctccaACACCACCGTGCTCGATCTCCGTTCGCCGAACGCATTCGATAACAATTACTATGTTGATCTGGTGAACCGGCAGGGGCTTTTCACTTCGGATCAAGATTTGTACAGTGATGCGAGGACGAGAGAGATTGTGAAGAGGTTTGCGGGTGATGAAAGGTTGTTTTTTGAGAGGTTTGCGGCGTCGATGGTGAAGATGGGGCAGTTGAGTGTGTTGACTGGGAAGCAAGGTGAGATTAGGGAGAATTGTTCGGTGAGGAATGGCCGGAAGGttgatggtggtgatgatgatgatgaagaagggaTTTGGTCTCTTGTTGATGATGAAGTGGTTCAGAGCTTGGCTTTTGAGTAA